A window of Rhipicephalus microplus isolate Deutch F79 chromosome X, USDA_Rmic, whole genome shotgun sequence genomic DNA:
CAACAGAAATGCGCTGACAAGTATGTGTATTATGACAAATGAATGGTACGTTGTAAATGCGGTATCTTTCCGGGCTGGAATAGTAAAGCGAATGTTTATTCATATAGTATCCTTTTGCGCGTTCAGTCAGCGTCCTGTAGCGCCCTGCATAAGCGTTCATAACAAAATAAATGAGATGTGCGTAGAACTCGACGAAAACGAAGACGAGAAATAACAAGGAAGAAGTATAGGTATAAGATGTACCAGTTCCTACGACTCAGACGCTTTTTTTGTCACGATTGTACAGCAAGTCTTGATGTGACATATTGATGTTGGAGTTGATGTTcttatttttgtctttttgctGCGCTGAGCTTTGAGTTCGAACTACGAAACCTCTATCTGAATGTCTCTTAGTGCGCTGCGGTGCTACAAGTGATACGTCACTGAAGAAGGCGGTTATTAACTCGGGAAAAAGACAAAAGCGTTGTCATCACCGGTAACTGTCCAATCTAAAGATCGTCAGGGTACACTGTGGCTTCACGGCAACGGTTTGTGTTCTTCGTAGATTTCAAGCACAAATCAGCacagggggagggggaggggcatGAGTAGTTTCCGTTAGATAAATAAAACCCCAATAAAACCGACAGACAATGAGGCTAAGGAAAGTATAAGAGACAATAGTATAGTAATTATTACATAAATGGCAACAAATTTGAGTAGAGGAAAAGTAAACTTGCCATGTGAGCATAGTGAATCCTATGGAGCCACTATGTTCTGTCTAATATGGCCATTTTCTGCACCATGCTGCATGTGGTACCATCTGAAAGGGAGTACCACCCTTTTGTTTCGTCTATACACCGGATTAAGGTGGCAAATAAAAATGAATGCGTTGAGGGCTTGAAATGACGAGGCAGCTTATGCTCTAGAGCGGTTCATAAGAGACGCCAACATCCCTTACAATTAAAATGACATTGAAATAGCCGCTTTGTGTCAAACAATCCTGACGACATAGTTTGACACATTTCGATCTACGTAACCACGTATAAGAGTAGCACCCCCATGTACTCTCGTTACTGAATAAATAAAACATGCATCTTCATGGTTACATGTTTTCCCTAACAACGACATCACGATGTACCGGATGAAAACATCAGTGTTTTCGTATTCAAGAGCCAACGATCGAGTGCGAGACCAAGCATATAAAACAATGAATATAGCAGAGCGTATACTATTCAACCGTTATGGTCTGAAAGAGTTCGCAATAGGCTTAGGCATACTCAAAGTAGAAGTTTGGGAATACCTACAAGTACAGTTACTGGCTCACACTGAATTCATGGAGCGTTTCATCTGTAAAAGCTTGCTGTCACTGGTGGCTGACATAGAGGTTTCtacattatatttattattatgaaACTATGTGGTAGCTGCATTCGCTAATAATAGGCTTGAAACCGGAATTACTTGATATTCCCAATCTTTTTGCGAGAGAATCTAATATAGCTCCAAAACACCAAGGTGCTGCAGTTGGCCCAGGTACTGACCTAAAATTCACGGGTCCGAAATCGGCCATAGCAGTCGCATATTCATGGAGGCGTAATGTCAGAAGCCCGTTTACCAGGATTCGTCAGCACGTTAAAAGCACTGACAACTGATTTTTCCCGACCCATTTTTTTTATGGTGCGACAGAAGCTCACCCTTTGTTGTGTTTTGCAGCTGCAGTAGTTAATCCTAAAAGCACGTATTTATTTTACAAGCAGTATCTCCTGATCTGGAAGGCTGTAAACACAGTTGCACGTTTTCTTCAGTAACGCTGAGAATTGATAGCGATGCTGTCAGCCCTCCTCACGATTTGTGAAAGCTGTCGTCGTTCTGCTTTCGCAGGAGTTCCTATGACTATGTATAACCAACTCTATTTGGAGCTTTTCAACTATTTTGAAAATTTACACCTGTTACAATGAGATGACGTGGCGTTATGTACCTTCGCTCGATTTATACCGCATTGAGTGAGCCCGCGCCCAAGGTTGCTTGCGCCTGTGCAATGGGCGGCTTGTCCCGGCGTCGTTACGCTCAGTACATGAGCGAATCCAAGCCACCAAAAACATCACTGCTACACTGTAGTCACTACGCATATGCATGGCCGTGCCGCGTATAGTTGGGCACGTCGTAATTGAGACGAAGTGTAGTTAGCTATGTCGACACAAAATTTTAGCCACCTGGAAACTGCGCGCACGGTTGCATGAGCACGCTGAAAAGTCGCTCAAAAAGTGCTAACGAGCATGACATCAATTCGCTCTTGCAAAGGCAGCGCCTATTTAGGGCGTACTACTAACGCCGGCCTACAGCTACATTTGCACAGAGTAGTATCTTTTATATAAAGAAACCAACAATGTTTAAATACTAACCAAAATGTCATCGACCACGTTAAGCAATCAACGGCAACGTGACCAGGTACATCGGATCGTCTATTGTTTTGCCACCAGAGGTGCCACAAGTCATTTTTCGCAATTTTTGTTGAATAAGTAGAAATATAAATCCACCTctcactgaaagaaaaaaaacaaacagggtTGGTTTCAGTCAATGCGACGCACAATCAGTGGGCAAGCAGTGAAGTCTTCCCATTTCATGTCCTGGACAGTTCTCGGTTCCCTTCAAAAACCCAACGTGGTCCTgagcgtgcctcataatcatatcgtggttttggcccaTAAAACTCTAGAAATTATTATTATAAGAGTTTTCAGAGAGGGTATTCGAATACACTCTAAGGTTTATTCTCATTCGTCAACTTGCAGGTCCATTCAAGTAGCAATGTACATACTGATAGAAATGTTTTGGCCTGTGCGAGCCGAGCACACGATTTATCTGAAGCGTTAAGATGTATATGGGCTTCTGAGCCTAAATCATCTTGGCAAATCAACTGGGCAAACTCAGACTGAGGGTAAATGTAGGACGTACACAGAGCTACATGCGTCATGCATTTGTATTTCGCCAAAAAAATGCATTATTTTTGAAAATTGATCACTACAAAATTTTTCGTTGGTAAAGCATTTCTAGCTCAAAGCAGGGCCACTATGAAGCATTTCTTGAAGAGCCATTAGGTACATAATTTGCAGCTATTTGTTCCTAAAGATCATTCATGATCGCAATTGCAtattatagctactctggttgaCCGACACCACTTTATATGAACCATTCTGTCGTATTACCCATTGTTTTCCTCAAGATTAGCGCGGAGCTTGAGCTAATGTATATACTTGACGAATGTGGCTGTCTTCTTATTCTATTGTAGCGCGATTCACACAGAGTACATGTACATGTGCAGGCACATGGGCCTGAGACCACTGCGACGCTAAGTTGGAATGGCTGGCTGAGGACCAACTAGTAGTCAGTGACATGGACGGCGCGTCCTTCGCCAACGGCACGTGGCCCTTTTCCGAGGATCCGTGCGGTGATGCAGACCTGAAAGCCAACCTGAGCGCTCTGTGCTCACTGCTGCGCAACTTGTCCCTCGAGGCGCGGCCGCTGCTACGACAACCGCGCGACCTGATCGTCATTTTGCTTTACGGCCTCGTTGTGCTCGTGTCGGTGTTTGGCAACACACTCGTGTGTCACGTGGTGTTCTGCTCGCGGAAAATGCGCACAAAGACAAACGTGCTCATCGCCAACCTCGCAGTGTCCGACCTGCTCATGACCACGCTGACCATTCCGCTGAGCGCATCGCGGTTCTTGCTCGACAACTGGCCATTCGGGGAAGCGCTGTGTTACCTCGTGCCATTCATGCAGGTGACGTTCGTGTACGTGTCGACGCTTAGTATGGCGTGGATCGCGTGCGACCGCTACAGCGTGATCGTCTACCCACTGCGTCTGAAGCGCCTCTGCCCGAGCCACCGGGCCATCGCGGGCATCTGGACGCTGGCCGGCTTCCTATCGTTGCCGCATGCCGTGTTTAACCGCGTCGTGTCACTGTTCACCTACCGACCACTGGTGCGCTGCCAGGTGCAGTATCCGCCACCCCCGGCAGAGTTTCGCAAGTGGCTAACGCTGGCCACTTTCCTCACGCAGTACGCTTTGCCATTGACGCTCACCGCACTCATGTACAGCCGCGTCAGCTACACGCTGTGGTCGCGCCAAGCGCTCGGCGCCCTCACGCGCGAACAGCAGGCCTGGTACACACGCTCCAAGCGCAAGTCACTTAAGATGCTCGTGCTAGTAGTGACGTGCTTCGCCGTTTGCTGGCTGCCCTTGAACGTGTACCACCTCGTGGCCCACTTCCGCGCTACCGACGGGCCCGACCGCCACAACTCGAACCTC
This region includes:
- the LOC119176642 gene encoding G-protein coupled receptor 83; its protein translation is MDGASFANGTWPFSEDPCGDADLKANLSALCSLLRNLSLEARPLLRQPRDLIVILLYGLVVLVSVFGNTLVCHVVFCSRKMRTKTNVLIANLAVSDLLMTTLTIPLSASRFLLDNWPFGEALCYLVPFMQVTFVYVSTLSMAWIACDRYSVIVYPLRLKRLCPSHRAIAGIWTLAGFLSLPHAVFNRVVSLFTYRPLVRCQVQYPPPPAEFRKWLTLATFLTQYALPLTLTALMYSRVSYTLWSRQALGALTREQQAWYTRSKRKSLKMLVLVVTCFAVCWLPLNVYHLVAHFRATDGPDRHNSNLFIFFHWLAMSSVCYNPFIYCWLNEKFRQGALACLTCLLHCTFRRHPHKSLMKPASSRCHSAKRSSTLRSTFMGSTDKTTSV